Proteins from one Candidatus Dependentiae bacterium genomic window:
- a CDS encoding redoxin domain-containing protein produces the protein MHKNKELVSTALHQAITQQNRWLNLARPLTPQDLQGRIILLDFWTFCCINCIHIIPELHKLEKEFGNALTIIGVHSAKFTNEKDQETIKAAIIKYGIEHPVINDSDFHLWNLFGIRGWPTLILLNPKGRIEEVYGGEGHTQELQQAIQSLIKQYGDRINTTPLPLELEATKQSPHSLNFPSKLEYVPNFDGQPLLFISDSSNNRILGVRPSGELSLSIGSGISGADDGSFNQTQFNKPQGILYNSGALYIADTNNHLLRVADFKTGQVTTLAGTGQQGSYILHGKLHARSASLSSPWDLSFYPTDKEITIAMAGTHQLWIYNLETQMLSIRAGNGQESMVDGFYPVNTLSQPSGLSAQKSKLYFVDSETSSLRVLDDKNITTLIGTGLFDFGYTEGTKATALMQHPLGLEADANIIYIADSYNHAIRCYDIQTERLTNYSGTGQRGSSVGPLLQTQYNEPNDIVKADTLLYIADTNNHRIIVLDTQTQNTKELTIYTSSALDPVTCSNCTI, from the coding sequence ATGCATAAAAACAAAGAGCTGGTAAGCACTGCTCTACATCAAGCGATTACACAGCAAAATAGGTGGCTTAACCTTGCTCGCCCTTTAACCCCTCAAGATCTTCAAGGACGTATTATACTTCTTGATTTTTGGACATTTTGTTGCATTAACTGTATACACATTATACCAGAGCTCCATAAACTTGAAAAAGAATTTGGAAATGCTTTGACTATTATTGGAGTACATTCGGCTAAATTTACCAATGAAAAAGATCAAGAAACTATCAAAGCCGCTATTATTAAATACGGCATCGAGCATCCGGTAATTAATGATAGCGATTTTCACTTATGGAATTTGTTTGGCATTCGTGGCTGGCCTACATTGATCCTACTTAATCCCAAAGGACGTATTGAAGAAGTATATGGTGGCGAAGGTCATACACAAGAGTTACAGCAAGCTATACAAAGCTTAATCAAACAGTATGGCGACCGCATTAACACTACCCCCTTGCCTCTTGAACTTGAAGCGACAAAACAATCGCCTCATAGCCTTAATTTTCCAAGCAAATTAGAGTATGTACCTAACTTTGATGGGCAACCATTACTCTTTATCTCTGACAGCAGTAACAATAGAATTTTAGGTGTACGACCATCAGGAGAGCTCTCTTTATCTATTGGATCAGGTATCTCGGGTGCTGATGATGGCTCTTTTAACCAAACACAATTTAATAAACCACAAGGCATTCTGTATAACTCAGGAGCTTTGTATATTGCTGACACGAATAACCATTTACTACGTGTGGCAGATTTTAAAACAGGGCAAGTAACCACACTAGCCGGTACCGGTCAGCAAGGCTCTTATATATTGCATGGAAAACTGCATGCACGGAGCGCCTCTCTATCATCTCCTTGGGATTTATCTTTTTATCCAACTGATAAAGAGATAACCATTGCTATGGCAGGCACTCATCAACTTTGGATATATAACTTAGAGACACAGATGCTCTCTATTCGAGCAGGCAATGGCCAAGAATCTATGGTTGATGGCTTTTACCCCGTTAATACCCTTTCGCAACCAAGCGGATTAAGTGCCCAAAAGAGTAAGCTTTATTTTGTAGATTCTGAAACAAGTTCACTGCGAGTACTTGATGACAAAAATATTACTACCCTGATAGGCACAGGACTTTTTGACTTTGGTTACACAGAAGGCACTAAAGCGACAGCCTTAATGCAACATCCTCTGGGCCTAGAGGCAGATGCCAACATTATTTATATAGCGGATTCTTATAATCATGCTATTAGATGCTATGACATTCAAACTGAACGCCTTACCAACTACAGCGGTACAGGCCAACGGGGCAGCAGCGTAGGGCCACTACTGCAAACACAGTACAACGAACCCAACGATATAGTTAAAGCTGATACTCTACTTTATATAGCTGATACTAATAATCACCGAATTATAGTTCTTGATACCCAAACACAGAATACAAAAGAACTCACTATTTATACTTCCTCAGCACTAGATCCAGTTACGTGCTCTAACTGCACTATATAA